ACAGAAGCAGCATAAGGTTAGTTACAAGGAGGCTGAGGCAGTTGGACAGCAGGTTCGCAGCTGGGCTGGGTTAGTCCAGTACCCTAGTGAGCTCGAGGTGCCGACTGGTGCTCCAAAGCCTGTGCGGCaattgccagtgtatacagACGGGATGTTATGCCAATTTGACTCCAGCTGCTGCTATTATGTAGCAAGAAGTAAGGAGGCTATACGAAAGCATTGGCGTAAGGACCATCAAGGATGGTCAGCAGGGAAGAAGCGAGGGCGGCCAAGTCGAACCAGGCAGAAGAGCGTGCAGGCACATATGGATAAGGGGTaccggctggtccattgccaGCGATTATTCAGCAGCCGGCATGGATCGCAGTACTTTGAGGTCCAGGCACCCAGCCAGgatggagaaggccccgaaATCGTGCCCGTAGACGGGGCAGCAGCATGGGCGCGAGTGGGCGAGCAGATGGCCaaggcgtgggcagacatcgagaagcgggcgcagacgacgatccaggagggcgagcgcgacgaggtgaacccatggctggagcggacgcagtggttgccgtacctagtgggcatggagaggccggatttgttagcgtgcatcgaggagcccgtggcagagccagatgccaggcaggagcagcaggccgagccggtggaagcagcgatttgggcagccatggatggattggcgcggttcagccaggcatccattattgaccggattggcgtgtttatacggttggaggcaattcgcacagagatgcaccaaacccggttccagccgttacagccgtacagactccgcaacaatcaatcgatcgacatgattgattcctatataggttaaagagttactttattaggcagcctttaacctagataggaatcaatcatgccgatccgattgattgttgcggagtctgcagCCGTATATGGACAAGAACGCCATTGTCAAGCACACACGACCGTGGCAGCAGATGTTAATGTTTTTTGCACGCACACAGAAAGAGCACGGGTGGAAGAGCCCCAAGTATCGGTTTACGCGCCGGCAGCGAGAGGCATGGGAGGTGTTAATCGAACAGGCAAAGCGGAGCATAGagggagacgaagaagatgaagccgaggatatggacgaagagagagaagagctggacgaggagatgatggacgacatagacgaggcgatagaggtagctgaggaagagccaggtcagggagaaggccccgagcctaagaagttgtctaagatacagaaagcgtgtttggagttttgcattgcattacttaaccaccgcatcacccgtagagagtatgacagcccgctggtgtgcgcgttggcggtgctgggcgtcaaggaggacggatggaaggggccggagcagtacccgccgatattatcggcggtgatcaagatcgctcggtttatggtcgtgcagaagggactagaaatgtcagggcccgaggaggatagcggcgatgagacagacgacgacttagatgacagcgcgtacgagagcgggccaagccagcgacggcgtcccaaggggtgtttgcagttagtgcagaagatgatggaccggttcatggtgcgcggcagccatagccccatgcagtggatgttggatttgcggacgtatggattgaagatccattacaacactacaacccgcgggcatgtagagtggacgaacggcgacgagcagactccgcaacaatcaatcggatcggcatgattgattcctatctaggttaaaggctgcctaataaagtaactctttaacctatataggaatcaatcatgtcgatcgattgattgttgcggagtctggcgACGAGCTGCTGTACAAAGAGCTGCATTTTAGCATGGCGCAGTTCCGCGGCATGGTACATGGGCTGGCTAGCGAGAGCCGGCGATTATTAACAGAGGAGTTAATGTTTAGCAGCAAGGCAGCGCCGGTGCCGGCAGTGCCATGGGAGAGCATACGTGACAACCCAACCGACGAGCGGCCAGGATGGAACTTTTTGAAGGATCATCGCACAAACATGCCCGTCAACGGCGAGAGGTGGTTATTTGAGCGGGTAGGCGAGAGCGCCAGCATCCGGagtcggttcatgaagcccgGGACGCAGTCAGGGGTAGACCGACAGGCAATAGAGCGATACATGGACCGGGTGGTAGAATTTCGCGAGAAGCTGGCGGTGTTAATGCACATAACGGgtgggcagccagcgcgagggccagagctactgagcgtacggcatagcaacacagtgcaaggggggcatcgcaatatattcatcgaggacggcatggtggtgtttgtgacacggtaccacaagggatacaaagtcagcggcgacgtcaagattatccatcgatatttgccgcgcgaggtgggcgagctggtagtgtggtatatgtggctggtgttgccgttccagcagcggctcgaggcgttggtgtgggagaaggaggcagtttcgtcgcatatgtggccagcagaccccagcggccgcaagtggacgaccgatcggctgcgggaggcgttgaagcgcgagagccggatcgcgatgggccaggagtggacgtttgccgggtaccgggagatggcgattggcatcagccggcggtttttgcgtggatcgacagcgttccaggcagatgagggcgaggagaataaggagtgggctgaggagcaggcaggagattcgattgccgacgagcaggcgggccatacgtcgcacgtggcgggactggtatacgcgcgagggatcatggagcagtcaggggccgtggcggataggcggcagcagttccgggcatcgagcacggattggcatagatttttgggcttccaggcaggcttggacgaccagagaagaagcagcaagcggaagagagcgccgtttgagagcgaggcagacgaggcaagggtggatcggtggcagcggctgaggaagatggacgcgagagcgcagctgaagcgcatgatgggcgaggaggccaagttccggggggtgcaggaggcagcgatcaaagccatcacagcaggcgagagtcccgtagtagcggtgatgccgacgggggcaggcaagagcttgttgttcatgttgccggcgtgggcagagcagggcggcacgacggtggtggtagtgccgttgatcgcgttgcgtggcgacatggcacagcggtgcaagaagctagggatatcgtgcgtagagtggcagagtcggcgtccgccagacgcagcagcggtggtgttagtgacgcccgagtcggcagttggagaggaatttgcaacgtttttaaaccggctacgagcgacgcggcagctagatcggattattatcgacgagtgccatatcgtgttaaaccggcagtacacgttccgcaagcagatgcagcagctaggtaagctagtggctgtagagacgcagatggtcatgttaacagcaacgttgccacccagcgaggaggacgagttattccggcgaatgcattttgagcgtgggcaggtaagaatgtttagggcaccaacagcacggagcaacatagcgtaccgggtggtaagggtagagaaggagaggaagagacaggaggtagaggcaacggtgttggcgatggtacagcagaaggtccgaaagtataagagcggcaagattgtagtgtacggcaactcagtgccaaaggtcaaggggttagccgagaagctcaagtgccatgcgtatcatcaccacgcggttggcaaggcaagcatgttggaggagttcatgggcggcaagcagcgggtgattgtggcaaccagcgcgttgggcatgggagtggacgtgcccgatatccggtgcattgtccacatggattggccgtttagcgtgttggattacgcgcaggagagcgggcgagccgggcgagacggggagcggagcgaggccatcatgatggtgcaggacggcgagcagcgagcggcggatgacaagcagggggaggcggagcagcggttggtgcgagcatacgtcgaaggcatagacgaggcggcgacatgtagacgggtaatgttggacgggtatttagacaggcgcgaggccgagcgagctcggtgcgaggagggagaggagaggtgtgacgtatgcatgagagccgacggggaggagatggaggaggaggagatggaggaggaggagatggaggaggagatggaggaggagatggaggaggagatggaagagatggaggaggtggaggaggtggaggaggtggaggagatggaggtggtggaggtggccgagggcggcagcagcaacgaagaagaggcggagacattggagagggagcaagaagaggcgcggcaggcgtttaatcagcagcaacgagagcaaggcggcccgcgacagagattgatacagcagcggcagcaggagttcgccgacgtcgagtggctgcgtaggcagctggcgcaatggataaaccggtgtgggttatgcgaggcggtagggcaaggatcgagcgcacacgacgtacggcaatgttggcgacaggagagccagcggatcaaggagtcgattaagaggatggaagagacaattaagtttgagcgttattcgggctgtttttggtgtggagtgccgcaggagatatgcaatcggtgggaaaggaatagttttgggcgatatcagagagtccaagacggggattgccagtatagaggggtattaataggcgggttattaagtatagcattagggcggagcgaggtaggaaaccgatggacggcgcggttagaggagttcggggttagtaattcaggagcagggccgacgttgtttgagtttttaggaaaaaagcgattgttagagacggttgagagcaataacttagcaggagagttttgttggattacaagattaataggcgagtagaggaaatatagagagttgtaacgttgacgagggtagctccaacagctcgagtaggtcggatagtgtaagcagcgataaaggcaagagcagcaagatcagcgagagcgtaggcagggttagcagcaagagagatagcagcaacagtgacgatagtagcagcagtaagagtagcgacgaaggcgagggcagcgagagcagtgatcaaggcgagagcagcgagagtagtgacgaaggcgagggtagtaaagatattagaggtagcgaaagcagcggcaacagcgagagcaatgagagcaacgacaaagacgagggcagagaaggtaacgagagcggcgagagcagtaagagcgcaggcagcgttggtagcgagagcaatagctgcaacagtggcgatagtggcgatagcgagggcagcgacgacggcgaggatggcgaggatggcgaggatggcgaggacagcgagggcaacttgatggcaggtagcgaaagcagtaatagcagcttgagcagggaggaaaagcgagggtcgtgacgacggcgagagtagctccgatagcgagagcagcaagagcgagagcagcaagagcggcaagagcaacgagagcgaggcaggcgaggcaggcgagagcaacgagatggcaagtagcgagagcgaggcaggcgaggcaggcgagagcaacgagatggcaagtagcgagagcgtagggagcgagagaggcgagagaaataagagcagcgacatgataggtagcgttggcagcgagagcatcgagagccgcgcatatagcgagagtaacgagaacagagcgagtagcgagagcagcgacgacggtaaggacagcgagagcaggagccgcagcggcgaaaggagttgtagaagccgtagcagcggtaggaagtgagaagcagcgagagtagcgcgagcagtggggggacagcagggacagcgagagcagtagggaaagcaagagcaggggcagaagtagttatagcggccgcaggcgtagtaggagcggtggggagtgaggagcagaagcgaggatatcgatagcagcgagagcagcgaggacggcggggatagtagggatagcgggatcagctgtgagagaagcgaggatagcgagagtaggaaagcaggagccgcaggcgcgatagaagtaagagtagcaagagcagtaagagcaggatgtgtagccgcgaggatagaggcaattaaggtaattaaggtgattgcgatgattgcgaggacagtaagagcaacaagggcagcgcaagaaaggggcgaacggcaagggaattaactattaagttaattgtagcgattgcaaggacagcgggaacagcgaggatagtaagggcagtaagggtagaaaggacagcggaagcagcgaggacaacgaggacagcgaggattgtaaggacagcggaagcagcgaggacaacgaggacagcgaggattgtaaggacagcggaagcagcgaggacaacgaggacagcgaggattgtaaggacagcggaagcagcgaggataatgaggacagcgaggatagtaagaacagcgaggatagtaaggacagtaagagtagcgaggatagcgaaagtaggagagtagcagtagcaatagcagtagccggaggtgtatataagctgtaagaggtaagaggtagaagtaaggatattataagcagcaaggatagcaggggcagaagcggcaacaggtgcaggggtagtaggagtagtaataagaatattaagagcagtgcaagttacaaggacaagggacaaagtaaggacagtagagatagtaagagtatcaggagcagcgagaacagaagccgtaggattgatagcgaagatattaagagcagcaaggaaagcgaaagtagcgagggtagtaagagcagcgacaagaggagcggtagcggccgccgaaaccgcagttaccgcaggtggaggaggcgtaggaggtaaggggcagaagagagcagtagagacagcgggaacagcggggaaagcgagagcagcaagaaggacggggatagtagagatagaggaagtggcgagagcagaagcagtaatagggaggattgcggaatgcggaggagtaagagcggtaggagtaagagtagcaagagcaggacgtagaagtaagagccgtaggagcaggagcagtaagaatagcaggagtagcaagggtaggagctttaaaggcggcagcaacgagggtgttacaagcagcgaaaataataggagcagggagagtggtcgcagtaaggatagcgatagaagcgaggttggcgacagcagggacagtagtagtagcaagaatagcgagagtagcgagagcaatagcagtgagagctagagcattaagagtagcagcaataagagcagtaaccgtaggagtaggcgcattaagagtaaaagctgcaggagtaagagcagtaagggcggaaatagtaggagcgtaattagcgagagcaggagcagcgaggacagcaggagcagctggaatggcgagagcagcaaggacggagtggatagcaagaataggaagcgtaggggccgcagtggcgatatttgtagaagcggcagtaaacacaggtgtagtagtagccgtaggagtaataacgagcatgttaaaagcagcaaggacggcaggaacagcgggagttgcaatagtagaacccgtaaccgtaattgaatagacagtaagagtgatagtcgcgatagaaggaaaagttacaagaatagcagccgtagccgtggtagaagcaagagtaattataatagaggcaaagatagtaacagtagtaagagtaataagcacagtaagggtatagtaagagcaaaagtttaaagaagagttatttatgttaaaataagtatgcaggtataaagcaaagaaaagaaagattcgaaaagagagagtataaagttggtgagattcataatcgatagatgaggtaggtaaaacaggtatagtttgtagtatatattagatagtgtttaagaaagaaatcaagcatAGAATTAAGTAGGATTTAAGGATTAGgattgtagtagaagacagagcaagttattaggaatacattaataagaagatagaagaaaagattaagtttatataaaagtagagtcataagaagaagatataaataaaaaagatataagagattatgtttcaataatattaaaaagagatgttagaaaagaaagaagaataaaagaaacccgatataatttaagaggagtatagtaaagggaatagaagataggtagaagaagaaagagagagaaagataaggaagtttatagagaaggacataagaagcaaaagataaag
This portion of the Pyrenophora tritici-repentis strain M4 chromosome Unknown M4_contig_00023, whole genome shotgun sequence genome encodes:
- a CDS encoding DUF3505 multi-domain protein; translation: MSKPSIECQYFEHVPEHSVAACRECRYAVWPDQIEGHLQKQHKVSYKEAEAVGQQVRSWAGLVQYPSELEVPTGAPKPVRQLPVYTDGMLCQFDSSCCYYVARSKEAIRKHWRKDHQGWSAGKKRGRPSRTRQKSVQAHMDKGYRLVHCQRLFSSRHGSQYFEVQAPSQDGEGPEIVPVDGAAAWARVGEQMAKAWADIEKRAQTTIQEGERDEVNPWLERTQWLPYLVGMERPDLLACIEEPVAEPDARQEQQAEPVEAAIWAAMDGLARFSQASIIDRIGVFIRLEAIRTEMHQTRFQPLQPYRLRNNQSIDMIDSYIG
- a CDS encoding PRP38-assoc multi-domain protein is translated as MDKNAIVKHTRPWQQMLMFFARTQKEHGWKSPKYRFTRRQREAWEVLIEQAKRSIEGDEEDEAEDMDEEREELDEEMMDDIDEAIEVAEEEPGQGEGPEPKKLSKIQKACLEFCIALLNHRITRREYDSPLVCALAVLGVKEDGWKGPEQYPPILSAVIKIARFMVVQKGLEMSGPEEDSGDETDDDLDDSAYESGPSQRRRPKGCLQLVQKMMDRFMVRGSHSPMQWMLDLRTYGLKIHYNTTTRGHVEWTNGDEQTPQQSIGSA
- a CDS encoding ComEC, membrane metal-binding protein encodes the protein MLVITPTATTTPVFTAASTNIATAAPTLPILAIHSVLAALAIPAAPAVLAAPALANYAPTISALTALTPAAFTLNAPTPTVTALIAATLNALALTAIALATLAILATTTLLPLLLLLFLLLLLLRLLLLRPALATLTPTALTPPHSAILPITASALATSSISTIPVLLAALAFPAVPAVSTALFCPLPPTPPPPAVTAVSAAATAPLVAALTTLATFAFLAALNIFAINPTASVLAAPDTLTISTVLTLSLVLVTCTALNILITTPTTPAPVAASAPAILAAYNILTSTSYLLQLIYTSGYCYCYCYSPTFAILATLTVLTILAVLTILAVLIILAASAVLTILAVLVVLAASAVLTILAVLVVLAASAVLTILAVLVVLAASAVLSTLTALTILAVPAVLAIATINLIVNSLAVRPFLALPLLLLLSSQSSQSP